A stretch of DNA from Vanacampus margaritifer isolate UIUO_Vmar chromosome 1, RoL_Vmar_1.0, whole genome shotgun sequence:
ACCTGTTTGACAGCCAGTTCCCGTCCAGTGTCCGCGTCGTAGCATAGAAAAACACGTCCAAAGGCACCTTGCCCAAGGAGCTTCCCCAGTCGCCAGTTGGTGGGCGCGCGTGGAGCTGAATACAATGTGGGCAGTAACAAACTACAATTACATTTACTGACGTACATTTATTGACAACCTGCACTTCTAAGAGTAATTTTAGTACagcataaaattaattttgcttGAGCATTTGTGTTAAGGACAAAGTAGACGAGTGCTAGGGCTGCCACAAACTAGTATTTTACTAGTCAACATCGATAGTAGTCAACTAAATGGGTATGTAAATAGTAGCATAATCGACATTATATCAAACGTACAACGTAACCCGTGTGTGCTAATAATAGCTTCCAGACACAACTGTCCCTAAATCAAAAATGGAATTAGCCATCAGCCACACCGTGTTTCCTTTTTAGACGCTCGTGCATACCCGTGGTGCCACCATGAATGGCAAGCGAAATGCACCCAAGCTATCTGTTGCTAACAGCGGTTAGCCATTACACTGCGTTAGCCATCGCGCTTTTGTTGACATCACGGATGACCCGGATTTCAATTTTGCCCATGTGCAACACAGACGGGCAGGAAACGAGGCTGTTATGAGAGAAAAACTAAACGACTATTAATGAACTGTCGAGGATTTTGATCATCGACTAGACACGACTACATGTTGGCAGCACAGGTTGTGAGCACATGGGGGGCCCCAACCTTTTTTGAATATCGCAAACCCACACACCTTTTCCAGCCTGCCGTTTCTAACATCCTAACACTTTTTCTTGTCATACAATCAGTAGACATCACATCGCTCCCTCTGCTAGTCTTTAGCTTTAATTATTGGAAAATAACAGTACTCGTTCTCTAGTGCTGGGAGATATGACAATATCATTGTGAcgacgataaaaaaaattcttatcgtgtcatttttttcctatcgTGTCTATCAGCATTTGTCACTTGCAGCAAACAAAATAAGTGACAGAATGCTTGTTTGACAGACAAAAGCATTCATTTGCATGCTTATTTCACACAGCTGTGCCTATGTGGCAGCCTGAACAACACATACATAACAGTCAATCATGATACATAGTGGTAATACATTACAAACTTACGGTGCCAACTATCATCCACCCATTTGAAACGTTTATAGTcaatgaaaattaattaaaaaaaacaaggtggGTAAATTCAAATAACGAATCCTACTACTTTGAATAActtaactaaaacaacaaattattaactaatttgcacCCAAAAtcgtataaatatgttatttaaaaatatatatgttttaagtgtcccaaaagatgtatttatatgtttttgtgtgtgtgtgtgttgttgtttttttatgctagagaagtggtgggcaaactcggtcctcgagggccggcgtcctggaggttttggaggtttccctgctgcaaagcagctgattccaatcaacaggatcgttaccaagcttatgcagagcttgctgatgagctgatcatatatcagctgtgttggagaagggaaacctccaaaacctgcaggactccggccctcgaggaccgagtgtgcccacccctgtgccagagcatacagatacagacgctccccaacttacgaaccccaatgaatgaatttttaaataaaacgagttacgttccgagcgatcgttcgtaaggtgaatttgttcgtaagttgcttcagtgctatattttgtattataatttatgtttaaagcctatataagtatattgaaagtttatataagtatgtttaaggcttgtacaagtaacctgcattggtttgtactgaaaaaaacttttaaaatggagagaatacatacagtactgtatgttagagagagagcgagagacacttaatggaagaacacttaggaagaagttgagggtcgagagaagaagatgagggttgatgagtatcttccttggaggatttactagaaactggcagaaagaagcgatccaacgacgattgcacagtttccttctttttttcatcataaatgatgcggtagcactgtatggcatcattcgattgatttgcaacctttgtgcaacgttcaatatttgggtcttgctgctcgaagagtgcgatggctttatctatgagcgaaaacactcggaaaaaggcgcgcaatacaaaatctaacttacagcatctctttctggacattttccgacacacgcgcagacatgttcgtatgtaccgttgttcgtaactcgaatgttcgtaagtaggggagcgtctgtatatcgtGATATAAAACAGCCTATATCGTGATAGAATCATTTTTCCACATCGCCCAGCACTATCTTACTCAAGTACAATGTTTGGCTCCTCTACCCACATCTGCATGTGATCAAGGTGACAAAAGGAAGCTGAAAAGGAAGCTTTGTGATGTGAGAGTGAGAACTTACAACGGCTAGGCGGGCTAATGTCCATGACCGACAGGGTTGGGGTGCTCGACTGGCTGGCCTCAATGTCACTTCCCCTCCGCGGCCGCCTGGCAGGCCCAGCGCCATCTTCCAGGTCGGGGGTGAACACGCTGCTGCCGCTGCTGGTGCTGGGAGACTGCTCGGTGGGACTGAAGCTGACAGGTGAGCGGAGACCATGTGCCTGCGTTCGCCGAGCGCGGGGGAAGGTCTTCCTCCCTGATGCACAAAACGAGAAGCAGAATAGGTGTCGTGCTTTCGTGGTCTAGTGTTTCTGAGGAAACCAAAAGTGAATTCCAACCGTCGCTGTAATCTTGTAGGCCGAAAGGAACGCCGTATCGCCGAGGGTATGTGCCTCCTTTTCCTGACTTGTCAAAGACTGGGATGTCGTACTCTGGAGAGGAAGGGACACGATGAGGAGCGCTGTTCATGACAGAAAGTACATCACTAGGTTGTCTCATGTGAATGCATTTGAACCAGTTGGCGGTTAGATAATAATGGCGTTCCCAATCACATTTTTTGCACCCTAATCCagaggtcagcaacctttactatgaaaaaaaaaaagccattttaggccaaattaccaaaaatctttttggaaacgcaaaacatttgaacattgtgaagaacaaaacagtgtgttagtctAATTTACTGAGGGGCCAAGAGCTAATAAATACCAGAAAAAtaagcagcatccaatactttgagattcattttcttttatcttACGTCTTTTGGTTTTTctgttgtaatttttcatacctttctatcaaatttctgacatttttggcaatgttATGGAGATATGATGATTTTCCACCTCTCTTTTTTGGAATGTTTATGTCTATTTggctttttacatttaacctgccttttttgctatcacttttctgacatttttagcaattttgtggacattttatggtaattttcaggatttattCTTTagtttgtggacattttatggtcactttttgaatgttttttcttgacattttcGGGGaattttatgaacattttatgcacattttttagcttttcctctttctttttggacattttaagttgtttttttaatatatatatatatttattattatctacCTTTCAGCTTTCTTTTTCTGCCAACTTAAATTTTTGGGCTctgacatttaattattatttttaaaaatatatatattaatttcgtttttttttttttttttaagagttccGCAGGGAGCCACAgcagagggactaaagagccaaatgtggctccagagccacaggttgcagacccctgtccTAGTCCATCAACGTCATCTGGCAAGATATATATAATTGGCAAGAGGCCAATCTTGGCCGGCATGTTGCCGACCACTGATGTAATGGTgtgaaatataatataatacacacacacacctggaaAGTCCTGATGGTTGTCAGGGTAACTCTGTGCTCTTGGCATCCTTGACTTTGGGTATTCGCTGTTAGACAAGGAAGGGTCTCTTCAAGAACCACCATTGCCCATCATTCTAGGCTGATTAAACCAGAGTATCTTTACCTGTCTAATGGGCTGTCTAAAGAAGGACAACTTCCAGAAGCAGAGTTCTCCGGACTGCTCATGCTCAGTGGGTCAAGCATCTGaggggaaagaaaaagaagcaccACTAATACTTCCTGTGTGTGGAAAAGTGCAATTTTTCCAGACAGGAGGGGCACCTGGTCCATGCTCTCTGGAATGAACTCTCCTTCACTGTTGATGCTTGTGAAGGAGCCATTCCTTGCCACTTGCTGGAGTGCGTCAGGAATGTATCCGGGTGGAGGAGAGCTACGGTCCGTCGAATGGGACCCTGAGCCAAGAAGACACAACAGTCATGCTAAAAGAATGAAATCCCTATACATATTGAAGAGGGAGTAGGGAATAATTGAATGATTCCAAACACAgctattgtcattttttttcacctaaCGACGGAAGCACGCTCTTCTTGTCTGTGACTCTAAATCCTGTGTTGTCCAACTCCTCGCAGGAATGCAGAAGGCCCACATTGCAGGAAGAGTTCTGGAAAAAGAAAGTCAGgacaaacaaaaattaattgaaaaataattgtgtCTAGAGGTAAAGATCAGCAATAGACTCAACCAAAATGACCTGCGAGGAGATCTGCAGCACCAAGAGGATCTTTAGACTCTTCATGTGAACGCTTCGATCTAGCAGCTCTACCGCCTTGTCCAGGTCGTCCTGAACAGTAAGTGGAATCACCAGCTGCAGAAAACAAACAGCGAAATGAGTGATGGTTTTTGGTATTTTGACCATTTTCTGCAAATAAATGCTCTATATGAGAATATTTGGGTCTTAGGGTACATGTTAGTAGtaggttaaaacaaaaatgttcattgtACTTTGTATAAATAGCCAAATCAGAgaaatgggtcattttgcaaTTGTTACTTGTTGTGTTTTTTCCAGAGATATATATTGGTTTATACAATAACTCCTATctttataattttatatatatctatgaGTAAAAAGAGAAATGTGGAGTCTTTCTATCACCAAAATCCATGAGTGCAGTCTCTGAATGGGGTTGTCATTTCCAATAGCCTCTCAAATATTcacacgcttttttttttttaaccacttgcACTTCCACTTCCTCTCTGTCTATTATAAATGTAGTTACAGTGGCCAGGGCAACCTGTATTTTCGTTGACAATGGGACCATGTGCTAATATATAGTCCTTAAAAGGTTGTTTCGCAATAAGAACACCAGGGGGCGCACTTTTTCCATTGCAACAGGTGCGCGAGTTTGGCCACCTCACTCGGTGTGCAGCTGGatttaaatgacacagtatCACGGTGAATAATAGTCCCGGCTATACCTCGTTGTTGCTATAGTGAAGGTCCATCGTCTGACCAAAAGCCACCTTTGCTTTATCCCTCAGGTCGTCCAACTTGATGGGGCGAGAGAATTGCAAAATCCTATACAGATGAACGGGAGAGGTCAAGGGGTGCACAGTAAAAGGAACATCGGTTACAAAGCAAGCCTGAGCTTCACCTCTTCTCTCCTTTAAATTCGAATTTCACTCTGACGTCGTTCTGTCCCAAACACAAACAGTGAGAGAAAGACAAATGTCAGACAAATGTAAGATTGtctttcatgcatttttaaggTGCAGTGCTTCACAGCCTTTATTTCACATGGGCGAATTTGTACGCTAcaccacaaaacaaaaagtacttGTATATACTGTACGATACATTGGAAACTGAGcttgtctcaatttactcacaaactTACTGGCCTAGTGTGAAATCTGAGTCTGTTTAGTTGAGCACAAAGCTATTATTCTGTTCTATGAATGGCAACAAACAGGTTAATTGTATgctctgccatctagtggcatttAATCTACAGgccttaaagtaaaaaaaaaaaaaaatcctgagcctTAACTTTTTCCGGGGAGCGGTGGTGCAGTGTCCAACGTGCCGATTTGTTGTTCGACCGACATCAAGCAATTACTATTCAATTCGTGGCCGTGGATGGATtgggcatttgggaaactcatgaaattcccgatggccagtccACCCCAAGCgtcaggtcatctctttcattatccatttatattatgtaaAAGTATAGCACTGCGGGTTGCTGTCCCCTCTAGTGCTGCATCTATCGAATACtttggtattcaaatatcctatgaaaaattatttttgaataatcgGGTATTTGGATAAAGAATAATATTTCCGCgtggtgaaagaacaattatgagtAAAGAAGacattaataatatatttccacttactaatgatcgaccaactttcatttctagataataaacttattttttcttttttcttttaacttaaaatttaaattttgcttTTGTATTTGGATAAAGAATAATATTTTCGCgtggtgaaagaacaattatgagtAAAGAAGacattaataatatatttccacttactaatgatcgaccaactttcatttctagataataaacttattttttcttttaacttaaaatttaaattttgcttAAAGccacattattttcctctctagaagGTTAAGGGAGATTTTAGAGAATGACCTTccgttaaatattaggcaacatccctctctacccactcttaaaacacatctttgttctttggcgtttgactctgcatgagactcatcattgtttcaatgttttacgGCGCCTgctgtattgtattatttatttatttacttacctacttgtgttattttattgacttattcatttacccacttaagataattattaatttattttgtgttatttttgtcttacccgtctttattccatgactgatttttactccatgtacagcactttgcatgaaatgaaatttCGAGTTGAagtagtttttggtctgtgagacaaagtgacgtcagaaccacagttgtgattttgccgacCGTCAGCTGCACAATTGAGTGAACACGGTTTATTAACTGATCTCtaggaacggcaactgtgtccggctgtcagcatcaaagtgtgcaaatgATCCTGTCGATTAGAcagcctttgaaaagtagtccaaTAGCTACAGCCGCTAGTACCGTTAGCACGCCAAAACTGTAAACGCccgaaacactggcaacaggcaccgtacaatacaatgtcagccTAATTAATTCTTCTTTTAATGCCCTTAGTTGGCGATCGAACGTGATTACTGtacgaagttgttttgttgactttgcttgCAATAGTTTATGCCGGCATAAGAACGGCAGGCAACGGCAACGTTCCGAAGGACGAGTCAAGTCATCCGTTGCGCCGCGACTGGCAAAACGGTCCcgggaaaaacttcaaaataaaagagttTCTTGGCATTGCGCTCCACATAACACTTTCTATGGGTAGGTTTATGTTGAAGTTTGCCTTCTCTCCGCATTGGCGGTGTTTTGCCGGACGTGTCCAATATTCCCCACATGTAAACTTCGTCGGATTTGTCATTGCACTGGTGGCTCTTACGCCGGAAATCCGGAGTCCTTTAAGTCCTGAATCTAGGAAACGGCCGCCAACAAACCCAAAATCTACACTGAGCACAAAGCTTACCAGGTTCTTGGGCGAGGAGGCTTTGGGCTTGGCCAGGTCCGAAAGGAACCCGGCAGGACGGCTGGAGCGGTGAAGTTCTGCCAGGTCCTGCATGATTGACTGCAGCGCCTCCTGCTCATCTGCTCATTCATTTGGCACACAAGCATAAAAGGAAGTTAACAACGTAAACTGTTTGTCTTGTCGCAAAGGACATTGAGACAAGAAAAAGTGTTGGCGAATGTCTTTGTGACAGTTTGAGACCTTAAACGAACCCTGACAAGAAATCAACATTGGCTACATTCGCTGCTCAGTGGGATAGGGGCTTAAGAACTTGTCatgtaaatacatacataccCATCATAATGACACAACCTTTGACCCAAGAGGCCAGGAAATAAGTTTCTCCCATCAAAGGGATTCCTTCCTCCTGTAAGACAAGTTATGACAAGAAGATGAGCACAACTGACACTCAACATTTCTTCTTCATGCAGCGCCACGTTAACCTGCAAGCCGTTACTgtccaacccccccaaaaaaacgcaCTCTCAAAATCTGCACATTTTGCGAGATGTCCGAAAAAGCAAAAGTGTTCTACCGGATCAGCAATATGATCTGTGGGCATCGGGCAACAAGTCATGGATTCACTTGCCACAAGTTGCTATCACATTAGATAGCCGCATAGACAAAGGGCACACACGCAAGTGggaaactgtcatttttttgcgATGATCGAATTTGAAAGCATCGTGCAGCATTCGATGGCCCTTAAAGCAATGAATCCAAAAAAGTGTGTagtgagagatcatcaggtgtgTTACAGGAATATATTCAATTTCACTTAACTGATCCTATAGTTATTCATTTACAAATTTTGCATCATTCTTCCCATCCCTGAAGAACACTCCCTAGACAGATGCCCTATCTTGTCCACCTTCAAATTCTTTCACAAAACCCACTTCTGCAATGCTTTTGTTTCCTgttaacatgttttttccttttaatgcATTCCACTGTAAAAAATTCAAGTACTTTGAAAGGTGCTCtaaataaagattattattattgttattattatctatGTGTACAATGTGTAATGACGGGTAGTACAAATTAAATGTCTTCCATTAGATGACAGGAGGTACATAACTGACCCGTGAAACcactttttgtgtcatttttgctTAGTGTTGTGCAACTTTGACTCAGTAAAGGCTGTGAAACTGCATTAGACAGCCTCATCAATGCTAACATGCCCCATTCTGTGAAGTGATAGGCAGTACAGCACAGTACAGTACCAACCACCATGATATCCTCAGGTGTGCTGCGGGAATTTATCCAGTTTCACCCctgaattattatttgtaaataaagtgtcGTTTGATCAGCCATTTACGCCAGCGACGTATAATGACAGAAGGTACCAAATTGACCTGTGTACTgttggtgacatttttgttcagTAGTGTGCGATAGGATTTTTCGAATTCAAATATGCACCTTTGTTCAATAAAGGTTTTGAAACACTACAGCACATTACTTGTTACTACTGACAACAAACATTGCAGCCGTGATTATGGCCTGCTTTGCAGAGAATTAGCCTCCATGCTACATGGACTAGCGCGGCTTGATTGAGCCCCCGGCTCGTTAACACATTCGCTAATTAATTCCAAAGCAAAGCGGCTACAGATCATGTCAACCCACAACATACAACGGCGTACTTGTAACTGGCAAGAAAGCTAAGCGATACTCTTCGCTATGCAGCTTAGCTGTCGGGCCAGAGAAGTTGTCAAGCTACGCTAACGTTAAAGTGGACGAATGGGGAAGCAAGCCATTGCACGGTCGTGTAGGGAAACGCGGTTGCAATAACACTCGGCCGTCGTGCTCGTATTTGATATATCTTACCTGGATGGAACGGAATTTACGGCTTCATCCACAGGGCCGGAGCCTCGCGCCCCGAGCCCTGCGGAGAACCGATGCCGAAGTTTGGCACCGAGCTGACAAGTTCGCTCGAGAGCTGCTCGGGACACGACGGCGAGGCCCTCGGGCTGTCACTTTAGCCCCGTCTGTCCAGGAAAACGAACGTCGAATGTAGCATTGAACCTACGATCGAGTCCCTTCTCTGTAGAATaatttctgattaaaaaatatatataacgaAGTTACTACACAGCTGCGATTTTATGCTACTTATCGCCGTGTTGGCT
This window harbors:
- the map3k2 gene encoding mitogen-activated protein kinase kinase kinase 2, with product MGETYFLASWVKGCVIMMDEQEALQSIMQDLAELHRSSRPAGFLSDLAKPKASSPKNLNDVRVKFEFKGEKRILQFSRPIKLDDLRDKAKVAFGQTMDLHYSNNELVIPLTVQDDLDKAVELLDRSVHMKSLKILLVLQISSQNSSCNVGLLHSCEELDNTGFRVTDKKSVLPSLGSHSTDRSSPPPGYIPDALQQVARNGSFTSINSEGEFIPESMDQMLDPLSMSSPENSASGSCPSLDSPLDSEYPKSRMPRAQSYPDNHQDFPEYDIPVFDKSGKGGTYPRRYGVPFGLQDYSDGRKTFPRARRTQAHGLRSPVSFSPTEQSPSTSSGSSVFTPDLEDGAGPARRPRRGSDIEASQSSTPTLSVMDISPPSRSPRAPTNWRLGKLLGQGAFGRVFLCYDADTGRELAVKQVQFDPESPETSKEVSALECEIQLLKNLCHERIVQYYGCLRDSMERTLSIFMEYMPGGSIKDQVKSYGALTENVTRRYTRQILEGVSYLHSNMIVHRDIKGANILRDSVGNVKLGDFGASRRLQTICLSGTGIKSVTGTPYWMSPEVISGEGYGRKADIWSVGCTVVEMLTQRPPWAEFEAMAAIFKIATQPTNPVLPAHVSDHCREFLKRIFVETKQRPCADELLRHIFVH